GGTGCTGGACGCGTCCCCCGGCGTCCCCGTGTAGGCCAGGACACAGTCTTGTGGCCGCAGACACGTTATCTGTCGGAGGGAAATCATTGTAGTTCGCGGCAGGAAGTAATCCTTCCCAATGTGACCTGAAGGCGGGCAACTGACGGGGCGGCGCGCCCTGAAGAAAACGGGAATCTTGGCGGGAAACTATGGTTAAAGGCTTAAAGACTATCCTACATAATTCATagtcaggggacaggcagccagtgtgtatatatacatgttaggcttatattgaggtccccCCAGCCCAGGATGCAACTCTGGGCGGGAGGGAAGGAACGGACGACTGGTTGTTAACGTACGGGTTTGTTTTCACTTGACTGTGTTAGAAGGAATGATTCGAAATGTGCGTCGTTCACTTTCAGCCTGGATTgtaaatcagcccgtcctccaaacaaagatccaaaagtgattccatgtacccgccaaaccccctgtttatgaatgaaaaacggtttacacacgactcacaactgatttcgttcgaacacttccggaacaagtgcttcactgacgagttttgttcgaaccacttcgctataaatgcttcacccacgtactacaaatgcaaataatcgccaaccgaacctaaacacctaacctaacctaacctatgcctatatatgcacaatatgctaatatattataatattaatttatatttgagaaaattcttgttctgaatgaacagcatgttaaaatttatgaatgcgtctgtggggtcgaccgctggatgtaatggacttgagtcgaggacgggttgttgtaaaTACACCTTAAATCAGTCCGTATTAAAACACAACGTTTAAGTGAAATACTGATTTACTAAAATTTACGTTAATCAGTATTTGGTCTATATTTTGGGCTCGAAGATGGGTTGTCCTAACTCACCGTAACCAAAACCCATTATGTAACCTTTCTGTGCCTAGCCATGCATAAACTGTAGCTCAGTAGTCTTCGTCCTCGGCTCACAATCGATAGACCCGGGATCATTCTCCAGCaatacagaaatggttgggcatgtatCATTCCACCTAAtgagcctgttcacctagcagtaaatagttacttgggatttaggcaactgttgtgggttgcatcctggggaaggtcagtaataGTCCTAAGTGGACCTCAATAAGCCTAAGAACTGGCGTCCTTTCCCCAACATTAgaaaaaatccccccccccctacaaaaaATACAATTAATTTACAATTGAGATGAACATGTTTGTTATTATATTGTATTAAAGATTCATCCTGTTAACTGGCTGGGATATGTGAAgattatatacaccgagaagctcgGTACACATCTCTGTGTATACATACCTCGGTGGAGGACAGATTGGATTTAAGCCAATATATTGGTAGTGGGTTGCCAGAGAACATAAGACACCGAGCGCACATCCCTAGCCATTGCTAAATGAATTAACATCTTGGATACTAGTATTAATGTCAGGCTGAATATCACCTGCAAATAAGTAATTTAATTCAAGTGTTCGATCCCCAATAATCGAAGTGTTTGAGAattgttccttcactccgtcctcatatcTTAACTCCTTGAAACTCGTATCCCTTCAAAGCGCTAAATAGTCATAGGTCTCAGCGCTTCtctactcataattaccttaccttcatttCATATACATGTTCTTGCAGGTGTGAATGGTGATAGTTTAGGGCTGTATACGCGCTGCATTATACAAATCAAGAATAATACACCCTACCCTATAATACACTGTCCTACGGGAGACGGACCTTAAACGCCAATATTTTGACATAGTATGGGGCACCTCTGATAGTGCAAGACGAGGAGCTCCTTGCCACCGTACCAAACTTAAAGCATCTCTGTGTTTCCTCCTGCAGGTGCAGTATAGGATgcgggtgttgctgctggtgttcccaGTGGgtctggtgctcctgctggtgacacagtggACCTGCGGGGACCTGTGGCCCTTGAGGACCTTCATAGTGAGGAACATGACCTTCCCCTCAAACACACCTTTCATCgagaccctcactaccaccagcgTCTGTGAGTTTCTCTCCCgtggatatttttttttattacataatGATTTGTGTGTTTACATCCACGTGGTAGTTGGGCGGgctttagctcctgggcccccttCTTTCTGTCACTGGTTGACAATTTAACTTTTCTGACCCTCTTGCTTTGTATCAAACCTATTTTCTTGAAATTATGGATGAAATTAGTCTCAAACAAATTCCTTTTAGTTCAATCCATTTGCTCACTTCTATTACACTCAAGAAGTGCTTTTTTACATCCTTATGGTCCATCTGAGTTTCAGTATCCACCATTTTTCGTGCTAATCTCCCCTAAACATTTTGGCCCTGCCTGTCCATTATTCACTTTTTCCACTGTGCAATATCTGTGTGACTTGCACAGACTATGTAAATCACGTGCAATATCTCTAATTTACATATGGCAGGCAACTCAcagtttataaaaaaaataagaataTTTAGAGCAACAATACCTAGCCTAATGAGACCACCCCACATAGAGGGGTCGATCTTCACTGTGTTACAAgactgtcacttgcttagctaaatgaacccaTTACACGCCTCTGTAACCTTTCCAcctccgcccatgggatgggtataaaGTGCACAATAAACGAATGAAAATAAAAGGACAGACCGTCTTCAGACAGGACGTTTACCAGACCTTATTTGATAGTGGTCGTATAATTAGATTACCAATATAGATGAAATTTAACAGTGGCTACAACTTGAGACAAAGATTATTACATCTAGACGTCTGGCAAAGGTTTATCAACCAAGCTGGATGAGGTGGGGCAAACACTGGGTAACTTTATGACTGCAGTTTGTGGACAATTTAGAGTCATCCTCCGACACAGGCAGGTGCAAGATGAGGTGTCTGACGAGCGTCAAGTGCGAGGCGTTTACAGCAGTACCTGTGGCTGGTCAGACCTTCCAGTGTAGCCTCTCCACTGAAGGTCCCGGGACTAAGACCCCGGTCCCCAGTCTGCAGGGTGCTGTGTATGGCTACAAGCTGGGTACGTACATGGCTACGAGCTCAGTATGAGGCTACGAAAAGGGTAAGTGTGAAGCTACGACCTCAGTGTGAGGCTACGACAGGTTAAGTGTGAGGCTACGAGCTGGGGGAGGGCGTCGGTTAACGAATATTGTATATAACCTGCATGAACATATTTTTAAAATGGTCTTAGTAAAGTCTTAACGTGTGGTTAGAGCCACATATATATATTGCTTTTCATCTCAATATCGTTAAATTCTATATTACTTTCTTAGTTAATGTCAGTAATTACAACTTCAATAGTGGAAAAAAGATTCAATTTAGCAGACACGCAATGTGTATATTTGTCATTAATTAACTTTATGAACAAAGTAAACATGTTTCCTGGACTTGGGCATCTTGGTTTGTTAAGGTTTGCAATCCACAACCCCTTACTATCAGGATAGGGTAGCCTCTCCATCTTGCAATACGGGATTGCAATCCTTGTCCAGTAAACATCAGAGTCGTAATGCGATCCATTTTACCTTCTAGCAAAACTGGAGAGTAGTTTTGTCGTGACGGAGGAGGCAGACGGCCTCGTCTACTTCTCACCATCTGATATAACAGTAAACGATATACCTCCAGCCAGAAGTTACTGTAAAAAGTTCCCCGGATTTCGTCTTGGCATCATGAAGACGGAATCGCAGCTCAACATCGGAAATAAACTATCGACAAGTATTGGACGTGAGTGTATGGACATATATGTTCGTTATCCTGAAAGAAACAGTGGTTTAGGGCTTATTCGCTATCTTTGTTCCGGTATTAACTCAAATTCATGGTACGTTGTGGCACCAGTCTTCCTTAGTGGACTTGGCCTAGTGGGTTATGGTGCAAGTTTTGTATTCACCGGGATGCTGGTTCAAGACCCGCACAGCACAAACTAATTTCCTCGTTGATATTTCACGCCTTTGTAATTcctttgtaataataataataacaatattattattataattatttcaaTTATTTTTGTAGTAGTAGTATTACTGGTTCTGTATTAATAACAGTATCTCTGAATCAACTAATCCTCCAAAAATGATAACACTATATTAACTTTCCCTTTTACAATATTAACTATTGGGTCGAACATACAAAAAATAAACTGTTGCAGCCAACAAATTTCACGATATGCACTATTTATTTTTAATAGTAAAAAGAAACCTAAATATTTTTATTTccttatatattacatatatatatatatatatatatatactaaattaCGCCTCAGATTGCGGGTGTTGGGCCTAGGATTGTTTATTTaggcttagattaggttaagttcttTAGTAACTGTTCCATTTCTTTAGTATGCCATTTGGGGTAATCCAGTGGTACAAAACGTTAACTTTTTGGGGGTCCAACAATCCAATTTTGTGCGTTTGACCAAAGCTTTGCTACATGTACTATCATTTGTAGAGAATGGGCTGCGTTATTCTCATATTTCTTTTTACTATTGACAGATTCATTTCGCATCGATCTACAGAAAATTGGATCCACTTTGAACTGGGGAGACGGTACGTTATTTAATTTAAGCCTATCAAGATACATAAAGTACTTGGGTGGCAGCAACGATGACACCTTCAGAATCATGAAAGACGGTATCTATGTAGTGCAACAAGACGATATAAACAAATGGGTTCTTTGTCAAGGTAACGATAAAGACGAAGCATGGTAGAGAAGAGGAGAAAACATGTGAACTGAGAACAAATCTGTAGGAAAGAAAAAAGTAGAACAGCAGATATTAAATATACTTTTGAAAAGTTTAATTAATCGATTAATACAAAGCTATGATTCAGAATGTTATATAATGAAGACACATTCAACGAGTCAGCTAGTATATTCTATACCAATCCCTACACTTATGGTGGCCATATTACGTTTGGTAGAGCCCAGGTCCATGACAAAAAATACTTGTAAATTATTGTCCAAATGTTACTTGAATTAATCCATAACCTAAAATTTGGTTTTTGTTTCGGAACCATACATCTTTGTATGTACCCTATTTATCTTTAGCTTCTTTTCACCTTCATGTCTACTCAATGTATACCCTTTGTTTACACCTAATCCTACTGTTCGATCCATTTGTATTCACCTGACCTGCTATTAGTATAAAATATAATGTTTCgtactgtaacatcacttgagaatgaaccatgtaggttcgaaccgtCGTGCGATTTTATAATATGTGTAAAAGATTCTTCAGTTATTCAattatttttcttcaccttgaaaacaacatgacttttggtgaactcctcttccagctgaaccctgatgcaagagcattagtaaaagggatagaagccctaaatcagaaaatagtaaatgcataatatgctgtcatattcaatgagacatgtataaaagaaaacctgctgccagtatacacctatatatatatatatatatatatatatatatatatatatatatatatatatatatatatatatatatatatatatgtgtgtatatatataggtttgtatatatatatatatatatatatatatatatatatatatatatatatatatatatatatatatatatatatatatatatatatatatatatatatatatatatgcctaaggcacaactctcctaaacacgagagttaagtatacaactttagaacactttcccaccaggagacaatCTGGTGGGTATctgtgtctcctggtgggaaagtgttctaaagttgtatacttaactctcgtgtttaggagagttgtgccttaagcatagacactgtgtcttcccatattaacagggacttgatgaaattaacgtctaaatgacccctcacttgctctagtgctcttgggaggtgatgatctttggtgtatttaaatactccgaaattaccatctcttttaagggtctgagcgggtggtggagagggttaaggcgtacctgttatgccagttgctggaaggcttctgtgctggctagggttcgagtctcctggtgggaaagtgttctaaagttatatatatatatatatatatatatatagggacccTCAAGCATCGAAGAAGAGGATATGCAGCACGCACCCAGGAGAGCCTTGTTGAGCTCCAGACAAGCTCGGCTcctggctcctcttgatgatatcGTTGACTTCTTCGTGTCTTGCAATCTTACCCGGTGATTTACGACATATCAGACCATGATTTGAGATCTATaatcaatgagatccgccctgacATGCCTGGTTTGTACCGTTGTTAGCGTCTGTGGCCTTCAAGTGTTTCTGATACCAGAGATGACTTAGCtctagaatgacttttgttgcccggtgttgcaccttctccagagcggctatgtctttctgaaaatggtctccatgcttggatacagtaatcccaaTAGGGAAGTACCAGTGATTTATAAAGTTGAACtgttaccttattttccttatagtCAAAAGTACGTGTGATTATTCCTAGAGTTTGGTTAACTTTTTTCACTGCTGCatccacctgttgtgcaacttttgatgagtggtggattttgactccataTGTTACTATGTAGCAATCTACATAGCTACTATGTAGCTATGTAGATTGTCATCACGTGAGAAATTAAGTTGGGCTGCTCTACCTCAAGACAATATGGCCGCCATTAATACGGGTCCAGGACAGACTGCCCGTGGTTGACTGTGTCTGATGTTGGATGACCAGTTTATACACTCCATAAACAGCCCAGACTGTTTCAATTATTACTAACACAATGATTTAGATTAACCAATTAGAACTTAGATCCACCGTTTAATTACAGTGAGATTAATATAATTATAAACCCCCAAATTTGTGTGAAGTGTAAATTTATCAGTGAAGAAAATCATAAAATATACAACCTGCTTTgctataaaaattaaataataattaaaataaatagtCCAAATAAATATAAGGAAATTATTCAGTTAAATTTTCCCACATAAATTTATGGTCCTTTGAACCTAGATGGATCCTTAATGATCCTACAATTCTAGATCATTTTTGTTCAATCAACTTAATATAAGAATCAGTGCAATTAACTAACAAttaatcaaataaataattagtcAGACCAGATGACTAAACTTAACCAGTAGCCTAGCCTCATCAAATCTCAGTATATCAGGACACGCAGTAGTGTTATTTAAAATTAAATAACAGCACTATTATTTGTTCTAAATTACAATACAGTGAATTAGGGAACTAAATTATGTGCTAACAATAAATTCGGCGAGAAGCAAACAAATCACCAAAATTACTACTACATTTTTGTAGAGTTTTAACCACCATATATATGGCGTTTTATATCTGCGGAGTGTTACCGCATAAATTAAATCCAACCAAATGTGACTATTTTCACCCAGTTCATCCATTAGTTTGTGGTTTTTAATTTTGCGAATGGTCacgaataaattaataaatttagaTTTAATAACTGTGAAAGAGACTACTGCTACTAAATAAACCACAATAGGCCTAATGTTCAAAGTGGCAAGTATAGGACATAGTCAGGTACCTAGACAACATGTTACTATACCTGAAGTTGAGGTAAGAATATTCAAGTCGCAAGGAGCTACAGCTCTTAACTTCTACAACAACTCAATCTTAACAGCAGTGCTCAACAGTCTCATCACTTAACAATTATCTACCAAGGAAGTAGCCATCACGTGCCTCGACTGAGATCATAAATGACCTCAGGAGTATAATGAACTATAATGATAATGAATATGAAAGCAAACAATTCAACAGTCGTGTTTACTTATATTGAACCATGCCAACCAGTATAAACTAACCATCATGCAGTCTGACGGCTGAGTCGACAGCGTTCGGGGTTAGTAGTCCtacggttccgggttcgatccccaaagGAGGCGGAATCaattgggcagtttctttcaccctgatgcgcctattcacctagcagtaaataggtgcctgggagttagacatctgctacAGGCTACTTCCTGAGGAtgcctaacaaaaaaggaggcctggtcgaggatcgggcagcGAGGAcgataagccccaaaatcatctcaagataactcaagataagtgTGAGTATTGAGTTTTATACATGAACTGCCAACAAAATTATTACTGTCTCAGCAGGAGAGTACATCTGGGTGTAACCTTTATCCAATTTACACCTcgaccaaatccacaagggccgtgacgaggattc
The Procambarus clarkii isolate CNS0578487 chromosome 60, FALCON_Pclarkii_2.0, whole genome shotgun sequence genome window above contains:
- the LOC138353876 gene encoding uncharacterized protein produces the protein MRVLLLVFPVGLVLLLVTQWTCGDLWPLRTFIVRNMTFPSNTPFIETLTTTSVCRCKMRCLTSVKCEAFTAVPVAGQTFQCSLSTEGPGTKTPVPSLQGAVYGYKLAKLESSFVVTEEADGLVYFSPSDITVNDIPPARSYCKKFPGFRLGIMKTESQLNIGNKLSTSIGHSFRIDLQKIGSTLNWGDGTLFNLSLSRYIKYLGGSNDDTFRIMKDGIYVVQQDDINKWVLCQGNDKDEAW